The following DNA comes from Mycobacteroides immunogenum.
CTTCATCATCGGCCGAATTCGCGGCATGTGCGGCATAGTTGGTCACCATGGACGAATCCGAAGCCACGGTCACCGATGCGCCCGCCAACCATCGATTCGAGATAACCGCAGACGGCGAGCTCGCCGGTTTCACCGAGTACCTGGATACCTCCCTGGACGGCACCGCGGTACGGATCTTCTTCCACACCGAGATCGATGAGAAATTCGGTGGGCGTGGCCTGGCCGGGACCTTGGTGCGGTCCGCCCTGACCACCTCGCGGTCCACGGGCCGCATGATCGTCCCGGTGTGCCCCTACGTCAGGAAGTTCGTCGGCAAGAATCACGAGTTCGACGACATCCTCAGCCCCGTGACCCGGGAGGCACTCGCGGCGGTCGAGGCACGCCAGGGATGAGCGAGCATCGCGTCTACATCGACAAACAGTCCCCCTCCGTCTATCAGGGGCTGACCAAGGCCGCCGCCGAACTTCGCGCGCGCGCCGCCGACGCAGGGCTCTCGCGAACAACGCTGGAACTGGTCAACATAGGGTATCCCAGCTCAACCGCTGCCTCTTTTGCCTTGACCTGCACACCCGCATCGCCCTGGAAGAGGGCGAGTCGCCTCAGCGGATCGCCGTGCTTCCGGTGTGGCAGGAGGCCGAGCTGTTCAGCGATGTGGAGCGTGCCGCCCTGACCATTGCCGAGGCCGTGACGGAAGTCACCGAGCATCACCTCTCCGACGAGCAATACACCGCCGTACGCGCACACCTGACGGACGATCAGGTATCGGCGCTGGTCTGGTCGGCGATCATGATCAACACGTTCAACCGGATCTCGATTCTGAGCCGCCACCCGATCAAGCCCCGCTGACCGGCGGGCTCGGTCCGGGAATACACCCCCACCGTCATGGGTTAGGTTTCTTGAGCGAGAGTAATTATCTGGTCAAGGACATATCTCACGGGGAAGGTATTCGACGATGCCTCAGGTGCGTGCCACACATTTCCGCAAGACAGCGCGCTCGGTCGTGGTGACGGCCGCACTTGCCACCACACTGTCCGGGTGCACCGTCTATCAGACGCTCACCAAGCCCACCGAGGTTCCTCAAACCACCGTCGCGCCCACCGTCAGCGACCAGGAGCAGATCCGTCAGGTGACGGCCGAAATGGGCAAGGCCCTGGCCGGTCTCGACTTGGATGCCGGTAACGCGCTGACCTGTCCGCGCTACCAGGTGTCGAGCCGCACCGCCGACTCCAAGCTGGTCCCGTCGATCAATTCCTGGAAGGGCACCCAGGACGCGCTCATGTACGGCGATACCTCGACCCTGGCCAGCGATGTGGCGCAACAGTTCCCCAGCGCGGGCAGCGGTGAGCGGGCCTCCCTTGTCAGGGCGATCGTCAACCGCGACCAGTTCTCGTACTCCACCGGCGTCCTACAAATCCTGCGCGAATCCACCGCCGTCGGGAAGTTCGCGATCGACAACATCAAAATCGTCGGCGACAGCGCCACCGGGGATATCACCGCGACCTACAGCTTCGGCGGCTCCGGCACCCAAACCCAAACGAAGCCGAACCAATTCCGCAAGGAAGACGGCAAGTGGGCATGGTGCCAGCAGCCGCCGCCGGGCCTGTTCACCCAGTGGACCAGCCCCGCGAGCGCGCAGACCTCGGCGTAATCGTTCGCGGGTAGCGTCGGCCGACCGCGTACCGGTCGGCCTCTAGAGTCGGAGCCATGACGCAAGACCAGGGACAGACCGCCAATCCCTTTGACCCGACGCGGTGGCAGCCGGTGCCGGGGTTCGAGGATCTGACCGACATCACCTATCACCGGAACGTCGAGCAGGGCGTCACCAAGGGGACCGTCCGGATCGCGTTCAACCGTCCCGAAGTGCGCAACGCATTCCGCCCGCACACCGTCGACGAGCTGTACCGCACCCTGGATCACGCGCGGATGACGTCCGATGTGGGGGCGGTGCTGCTCACCGGAAACGGTCCCAGCCCCAAAGATGGAGGCTGGGCGTTCTGCTCCGGCGGAGACCAGCGCATCAGGGGACGCACCGGGTATCAGTACGCCGGGGGCGAGACCGCCGAGACCGTGGATCCGGGACGCGCGGGCCGTTTGCACATCCTGGAAGTGCAGCGCCTCATCCGCTTCATGCCCAAGGTGGTGATCGCCTTGGTGAACGGCTGGGCGGCCGGCGGCGGGCACAGCCTGCACGTGGTGTGCGATCTGACGCTGGCCAGCCGCGAACACGCACGTTTCAAGCAGACCGACGCCGATGTGGGCAGCTTCGACGGCGGGTATGGCAGCGCGTATCTGGCCAAGATGGTCGGGCAGAAGTTCGCGCGCGAGATCTTCTTCCTGGGCCGGCCATACACCGCCGAGCAGATGCATCACATGGGCGCGGTCAATGAGGTTCTCGACCATGCCGAGCTGGAGAACGTCGCACTCGAATGGGCCGCCGCCATCAACGGGAAGTCGCCGCAGGCGCAACGCATGCTGAAGTACGCGTTCAACCTCACCGATGACGGACTGGTGGGACAACAGCTGTTCGCCGGGGAGGCAACACGATTGGCCTACATGACCGATGAGGCCGTCGAGGGCCGCGACTCATTCCTGGAGAAGCGGGAGCCGGACTGGTCGCCCTACCCCTGGCATTACTAGCCCCCCCGTCGGCGAGCATGCCCAAATGCGCCAAATTCGGGTGTATTGAGGCATATTTCAGCATGCTCGCCAAGAGAAGTTAGGCGCGCTCCATCCAGAAGTCGAGCTCCAGGTCCTCTTCGGCGCACTCGCGATACTTCGAGAAATCGGTGACGCCCGCCCCGGCGAGCACCTCGTCATCGATGAAGCAGTTCCCGGTGACCTCACGGCTGGGCTTGGTCAAAATTTCGTACGCGGCATCGGCCATGATCTGCGCCGAGCGGCAGCGGGCAACCAGCTCGGCGCCCAGGATGTTGCGGATGGCGGCGGTGTCGATGGTGGTGCGCGGCCACAGCGCATTCGAGGCGATACCGTACTCGCGCAGCTCGGCGGCCAGCCCGATGGCCACCAGGCTCATGGAGAACTTCGAGATGGTGTAGGCAGTGGTGGTCCGCTCGAACCACTTAGGCGCCAAGGTGATTGGCGGCGACAAGGTCAGGATGTGCGGATTGTCGGCCTCCTTGAGTGCCCCGATGGCCGACGTGGACAACGAGAACGAGCCGCGCGCGTTGATGTCCTGCATCAGGTCGTAGGCCTTCATCGAAATGGATTCCGAAGGAGCCAGATTGAGCGCGCTGGCGTTGTTGACCACGATGTCGATCCCACCGAACTTCTCGACGGTCTGGGCGACCGCCGAGGCGACTACCTCGTCGTCACGGACGTCTCCCAGCAGCGGCAGGGCATGACCTCCGGCGGCCTCGATTTCCTCTGCGGCGGTGTAGATGGTGCCGGGGAGCTTGGGGTGCGGCTCGGCGGTCTTGGCCATGATTGCCACGTTCGCGCCGTCCTGCGCCGCACGAAGCGCGATGGCCAGCCCGATACCGCGGCTGCCTCCCGACATGATGATGGTCTTACCCGCCAGTGATCCCATAAGCCACGTCCTTGTCGTCATAGGGTGAGTGAGGTCAGCGTAGGACACCGCCGATACGCGAAACCGGGCGAGACATAGGTCACCGGGACCCGGCATTTCGCGTGCATCGAAAGAGGCATACAGTTCTTACTCGTGAGTAAGAACTCGGTCAGCAGCCGTGTGAGCACAGCCCTCGCCCGCGCGGTCATGCAGCCATATCCCAGCCCCGCACTGCTGCGGGCGAAGTTTGATCCCAACTACGGGGTCTCTCTCAAGGGCAAGCGTGTGCTCATCACCGGAGCCTCCTCCGGCATCGGTGAAGACGCCGCTTATCGGTTCGGCAAGCTCGGCGCCAAGGTCATCGTGGTGGCCCGGCGCGAGGACCTGTTGAACGAGGTCGCGGCGCGCATCACCGCCGACGGCGGCGAGGCCGACGCCATCGCATGCGACCTCTCCGACCTGGACGCCATCGACAAACTCGTCGAGACGGTGAACGAGCGCCACGGCGGTCTCGACATTCTGATCAACAACGCCGGCCGTTCCATCCGGCGCGCCACCTACGAGTCCCTGGACCGCTGGCACGACGCCGAGCGGACCATGCAGCTCAACTACTTCTCACCGCTACGGCTGATCCGCGGCTTCGCTCCCGGCATGGTGGAGCGGCGCAGCGGCCACATCATCAACGTGGCCACCTGGGGCGTGCTCAACGATGTGGTGCCAAAGTTCGCGGTGTACAACGCCTCCAAGGCGGCGCTGTCGACCCTGAGCCGCACCGTGGACGTCGAGTACGGCAAGTACAACGTGCACACCAGCACGCTCTACTTCCCCTTGGTGCGCACCCCGATGATCGCGCCCACCGAGGCCTTCACCGACGCCCCGGCGCTGACCTCGGCCGAGGCAGCCGAATGGATGGTGCTGGCCGCCCGGGTGCGGCCGGCCCGCATCGCCCCGCGCTTCTCGGTGTTCGCCGCGACGGTGAACGCGGTGGCACCCGAGCTGGTGACGCGGATGGCGCGCTCGGGGCCCGAAACCCTGGGCTAGGACCGTGCGCCGTGGTAGACACGGCTCATGGAGATATTGTCCAGCCGAATACTGTTGCGTCCTAAGGATTATGACGCGACGTTGGCCTTCTACCGGGACACGCTGGGGCTGGCCGTCGCCCGTGACTACGGGGCGGGCATGGTGTTCTTCGCCGGACAGTCGCTCATCGAGATCGCCGGGCACGGCCGCCCGGACAGTCCCCCGCCGCCGTTTCCGGGTGCGCTCTGGCTCCAGGTGCGTGACGTCTACGCGACCCAGACCGAGCTGGAAAGCCGCGGGGCGTCGATATCTCGCGTCGCGCGACAAGAGCCGTGGGGTCTGCATGAGATGCATGTCGCGGCGCCCGACGGCATCACGCTGATCTTCGTGCAGATCCCCCCGGACCACCCGCTACGCAAAGACACCCGGCAGTAACTCCTGCCGGGTGTCTTTTATGGGTCTTGGCTACTTCTTCAGGAACGGGAAGAAGTCAACGCCGGTGTGGTGAATGATCGTCGTCCGGGTGATCCAGAGCAGCGCGAGGACGACGACCGCACCAACCAGGGTGAACAGCGCCAGTCCCAGGAACTTCACGGCCGGGTTCGGGGCGACCACGGTGCCGTCGTCATTGGTGCCACCGGCACCCGACGAGTAGGCGACCAGACCCGCCGCGAAGACGGCAGGCAGACCCGCACCGAGAATCAGCCCAACCACGAGCACCTTGCCGATGGCTTCCAAGTAGTTCATCGAGGATTCCTTCTCTTCGCTGGGGTGGCTAGACCGAAGCCGTGTCGTTGGCGGAGTCCTTCTTCGGAGCATCCTTGACCGACACCTCGTCGGACGCTTCGAGCTCGACCTCACGAACATCGGCGGGGACCACCGAGTTGGTGGATTCGTCCCAATCGGCGTTGACATTGCTGGAGTCGACCTTCTCCTGCTGCGCACGCCACCACATGTAGCCGGAGAGCACCACCAGCAGGGCGAAGATGATCAGGTCGCCGACCATCGGGGTGGTGAGGTTGCCGATGAAATGCGACAACCAGTAGGACAGTGCGCCGACGACGCCCGCAGCGGGCAGGGTGACCAGCCAGGCCAGCACCATGCGGCCGGCCACGGCCCAGCGCACCTCGGCACCCGGCTTACCAACGCCGGTACCGAGAATCGAACCGGTCGCAACGTGGGTGGTGGACAGTGCCATACCGGCGGCGCTCGAGCTCAGGATGATCGCTGCCGAGGACGCTTCGGCAGCCAGACCCTGCGGGGACTCGATCTCAACAAGGCCCTTGCCCAGGGTGCGGATGACCCGCCACCCACCGAGGTAGGTGCCCAGGCCGATAGCAAGCGCGCAGCTGGCGATGATCCAGAACGGCAGGCCGGTCTCCTTGACGTTGCCGGTCAGGTGGCCGGTGGTGATGAGCGCCAAGGCGATGACACCCATGGTCTTCTGCGCGTCGTTGGTGCCGTGGGACAGTGCGACGAGGGACGCAGTCGCAATCTGACCCCAGCGGAAGCCTTCCTCGCGGCGCTTCTTCACCACGTTGCGGGTGATGCGGTAGACCAGCCAGGTGCCCGCGGCGGCGACCAGACCCGCGATGAGCGGAGCGGCGACGGCCGGGATGATCACCTTCTGCAGGATGCCGTCCCACTTGACGCCCGCGGTTCCGATCGCGGCGAGCGCGGCACCGATGAGACCACCGAAGAGCGCGTGCGACGAGCTGGACGGGATGCCGAACAGCCAGGTCAGCAGGTTCCACAGGATGCCGCCGATGAGGCCCGCGAAGATGATTGTCAGACCCATGGACGGGGTGATGTTGGGCAGCAGGTGCCCCGTCTTGCTGTCCTGCACCTTGATGACCGACGTGGTCACGGTGACGGCGACCTCAACGGAGAGGAAGGCGCCGACCAGGTTCAGAACGCCCGCCAACAGGACCGCGGTCTTGGGCTTGAGAGCGCCCGTTGCGATGGACGTGGCCATGGCGTTACCGGTGTCATGGAACCCGTTGGTGAAGTCGAAGGCCAGCGCTGTTGCGATCAGCAGCACCAGAATGATCATGGTTGCGTCCATGGCGCTAATTCTGGGGCAAAGGACTTGACTTTGACCAGCTGATGACCGACCAAGTTTGGGCGCTGACCGGCCAGTTTGATATTTCCCGCAAGGAGTTCACATTCCGTTAACCTTTTAGGTGCGGACTGTTCGGGCTGCTCGCGCGTTTCGGCACCCGGTACCGCTAGGTTTTGGCTGGCGACAACGGGCATCAACAGCACTACCATCGCTAGACAGTCGACAAGATCCAGGACGGCCGCCCGTCCCTACAGGAGTTAGAGGCCGTGAACGCATTTCTGAACAAGATCGTCACCTGGCTTCGGGCGGGGTACCCCGAGGGTGTCCCGCCACCCGACTATGTCCCGCTACTGGCACTGCTGGGGCGCCGCCTCTCCAATGACGAGGTCAAGACCGTGGCCCGCGAGCTCATGGCCCGGGGCGACTTCGACAACATCGACATCGGGGTGCTCATCACCCAGATCACCGACGAGCTGCCCACCGGCGACGACATCGAGCGTATCCGCGAGCGACTGGCGAAAAAGGGCTGGCCCCTTGATGATCCACGCGAGCCCGCGGACCACGGCGACGAGCCGGGCTCCGGTCAGGCCTCTGACCATTCCGCGTGACGCGGCTACTACGCGCGTTGCCCGTGCCCAGCGGGCAGACCATGCTCGGCCTGCTGCCCCGCCTGGCTGAGCTATTGGACGGCCGCGGTGACGCGGTACTACCCGTACCCGCCGACGACGCCGAACACGCACATTTCCTGGCCGCCGAACTTTCCGCCGACGAGCCCATCGCCGACGATGTGGCCGTAGTGGTCTCGACCTCCGGAACCACCGGAAAGCCCAAGGGCGCCATGCTTACCGGATCGGCATTGGCCGCCAGCGGTGCGGCGACACACACCCGCCTGGGCGGCGCCGGCCAATGGCTGCTGGCTCTGCCGCCACACCACATTGCCGGGATGCAGGTGCTGCTGCGCAGCATCCAGGCCGGCACCGATCCCGTGGTGCTCGACGTTTCGGCAGGGTTCTGCCTCCCTGACTTTGTGCGAGCCGCCTCCGAGATGACCGCGAGTCGGCGGTATATCTCTTTGGTGGCAACACAATTGGTCAAAGCGCTGGATGACCCCGCAGCCTCAGAAACGCTCGCCGCATTCGACGCGGTGCTGTTGGGTGGCGGTCCGCTACCCGCCATCGTGGCCATCAAGGCGGCCCAGGCGCGCATCCCCGTGGTCCGAACGTACGGCATGAGCGAGACCTGCGGCGGATGCGTGTACGACGGCGTCGCTCTCGACGGAGTCCAGGTGCGGATCGGCCCGGAGGGGCGAATCAGCCTGGGGGGCGCCACCGTGGCGGCGGGCTATCGAAACATGCCAGAACACAAGGCTTTTGCCGAGAATGGCTGGTTTCACACCGATGACTTCGGCGAGTTCGAGGAGGGGCGCCTACGGGTACTGGGACGCCTGGACGAGGCCATCAGCACCGGCGGGCTCACCGTGGTGCCGCAGCTGGTGGAGGCCGCCCTCGGCGCGCATCCGTTGGTGGCCGAATGCGCCGTCTTCGGCGTGCCCGACGACCGGCTCGGCCAGCGCGTGGCCGCCGCGATAGTGCCCTCGGCGGCGGGTGCGCCCACACTGGACGAATTGCGCGAGCACGTGACCGCCACGCTCGACGGCACCGCGGCACCGCGCGAACTGCACCTGCTCGACGAACTACCCCGCCGTGGCATCGGAAAACTGGACCGCCGGGCACTCGTCAAACGCTTCTCTTGACCTCAAGTTCACTTGAGCCCATACCGTTGGCGCCATGACACTTGAACAGTTTGCGTTGGGCTCGGCGCCGTTGGTCCGCGACGGAGAACGCGAAATCGTCAGTACCGCAACCGGAAACAAGACCGGGCTGGTGATGGACTCCAACGCGACAGGCGGCGCGGTCAGTGTGCTCAGCATCTACCTACCGCAGGGCGCGGACGGTGCTGCCCCACATTTCCATACCCGCTCCACCGAACTGTTCTACCTCGTATCCGGACGCCTCGAGGTGTTGGTGGGCGATCGCATCGAGGTACTCGAGCAGGGTGACACCTTGCTGGTTCCGCGGCTGATGCCACACGCATTCGGGGCCACCGGCGACAGCGATGCCAATATCTTCACGGTGCTTTCCCCCGGCGTGCAGCGCTTCGACTACTTTCGGTTGCTGGACCGAATCGTGCACGGCCAGGCCGATATCAGCGAGTTAGAGGCAACACCAGAGGTATACGACAATCACTTCACGAAGAGCCCGGTGTGGGCCGAGGGGCGCGGGCTATCGGCGCTGGATGCCGTGTGATCACCCGGCCTCGGCAACTGCCTTGATCCGATTCAGAGTCTCGCGCATACCGTTTCGGTTGGTGCGCCCGCGCGCCCAGCCGAGTAATGCCCAGTAGATCCGCACCGGCAATGACGGTGTCAGTGCGAAGGATTCCGTGACATCGGTACCGTCACCGGCAGGCTCAAACTGATAGCGCCAGGTGTTGACGGTCTTTCCGTTCGGCAAGAGCACGGCGAAGGCAAAGGAGCGATCCCGATCGCATTCGACGATCCGGCACACCGTCCAGTAGACGGGCCCCTTCTGATTGCGTTTCACATGCCCGCGAAAGCGCACTCCCACAGCGGGCTCGGTAGCACCGTCGAGCCACTCGGCCTCAAAGGTCTCCGGACTGAACTTGCCTGTATTGGTGATATCGCTGACCAGCCCCCAGATTTTCTCGGCGGGAGCGGCGATGTGCACCGTGACCGAATCACGCATGGCGTTACGGTACTCGCGATGAATCCGGATGCCCGGCCGGGTCTGTATCCGCATGACCCTTACCTCTCACCTTGATCAGCGGTTCAGTGAGCCAGGCGCCAGCGCACCGGCATGGAGCGAGGTGTCGGCGCTGCTGGCCACCGCACAGTCGTACTGGATCACCACGGTGCGGACCGACGGCAGCCCGCATGTGACCCCGCTCGTAGGAATATGGCAGCGGGAATCCTTCGCTTTCTGTACCGGCCCCACCGAACAGAAGGCCCGCAACCTCGAGTCCAACAAGGCGGTGGCAATCACGACCGGCGCCGCTACCTGGAACGACGGGCACGATGTCGTCGTCGAAGGGACCGCAGAACGCGTGACCGACCCGGCCGCACTGGCACACCTCGCGGACGCCTACTTCCAAAAGTATGGCGAGGACTGGAGATTCACCCCGAGCGAGGGCGGATTCGGCACAGGTGACCAGTTCGCGGTGGTGTACCGGGTGGTGCCGTCCAAGGTGCTCTCCTTCACCAAGAACCCGCACGGCCAAACGCGCTACACCCGCTAGGGCAGCTCGATGGGGAGTTTGACACCGTCATGCGCACGGCAGTGCGCACACGTGTCGACGGATTCGGTGGCGGTGACCGCGGTGCGCACCAGCTCCTTGAACCCGCCGATGTTCCGTTCGAATTCCGCGAACACATCCACCGCCCGGACACCCTGGCCATGTTCGACACCGGCATCCAGGTCAGTGACCAAGGCGATTGCGGCGTAGCAGATTTCGAGTTCGCGAGCCAGGACGGCCTCGGGATAGCCGGTCATGTTGACCAGCGTGAATCCCTGCGAGGCATACCACCGGCTCTCGGCGCGGGTCGAGAACCTCGGCCCCTGCACCACCACCATGGTGCCGCCGTCGACCGTACCGGGCTGCAGCGAAACCGCGCGCAGCCCCGGGCAGTACGGGTCGGCGAACTCCACGTGAATGCCGCCGCTGTCGAAGTAGGTCTGCTCTCGTCCGCTGGTGCGATCCACCAGCTGATCGGGTACCACGATGGCGCCGGGTCCCAGGTCCGCGGTGAGGCTGCCCACCGCACACGGCGCGAAAACCCGCCGTACACCCAGTGCCCGCAAGGCCCACATGTTGGCGCGGTAGGGCACGGTGTGCGGTGAGAATTCATGACGGCTGCCATGCCGCGGCAAGAAAGCCACCTCCCGCTCCCCCACCAGGCCGACCGTGATGGGCGCGCTGGGCTGACCGTACGGCGTCGCCGGGGTGACTGTCCGCACCGGTTTGTCGAAGAACGAATAGAAACCGCTTCCACCTATCACCGCGAGCATCCCGCTATTGTCGTTTATCGCCTGAGCCCCAATCCATCTGGGGGTGAAAGTACGAGCTCCGCAATGTATTAGTCGTCCCGGCGGGCGCGAAGGTTCCCGCAGGAATTCAGAGAAATCGGCAATTACTCGAATTCGACAGATTTATCCGGCAAGCCTTGACGAATCGGCTACCGCGATTACCGTGGAGACGTGAATTCGATTGAGTATCAACTACATCGAAGACAGTTTTTGATAGCGGCCGCGGTATCGGCGGGCGCCCTCGCGCTCGCGTCGTGCACCGACCAGCCCCACGAGCAAGCAGCCCCCTCCAAGGAGAACGGCGTGTATCAATTACCGAATCTTGACTGGGATTATGCGGCCCTCGAGCCGCATATCTCCGGTGAGATCAATCAACTACACCACGACAAACACCATGCCGCCTACGTCAAGGGCGCCAACGAGGCAGTGGAGCAGCTCGCCCAGGCGCGCGAGAAGGGCGACAACGCGGCCATCGTGCTGCTGGAGAAGAATCTCGCCTTCAATCTTGGTGGGCACGCGAACCATTCGATTTGGTGGAAGAACCTGTCACCACATGGCGGCGACAAACCCGTAGGCGAGCTCGCGAGTGCCATCGACGAGCAATTCGGCGGGTTCGATAAATTCCGTGACCAATTCTCCGCGGCGGCCAACGGAGTGCAGGGCTCGGGCTGGGCGTGGCTGGGATACGACACGCTGGGCAAGAAGCTGCTGACGTTCCAGATGTACGACCAACAATCCAATGTGCCGTTCGGAACGATTCCGCTCCTCGGCCTCGATGTTTTCGAGCACGCCTACTACCTGCAATACAAGAACGTGAAAGCTGACTACATCAAGGCATTCTGGAACGTGGTCAATTGGCCCGATGTTCAGGCGCGTTTCGCCGCGGCGGTGTCCAAGACACCGGGTCTCATCTTTCCGTAGCGTCCGGGACGCCCGGTTCACGCCATGGCAGGATTTGCCCATGGCCAGCATCGCGCAGTGGATCGAAGGTTCCCGCCCCCGCACGTGGCCCAATGCGGTGGCCCCCGTCATCGCGGGTACCGGCGCCGCGGCGGCGGCAAGCTCGCCCATCTGGTGGAAAGCAATTCTCGCGTTGGCCGTATCGGTCTGCATGATCATCGGCGTCAATTTCGCCAACGACTACTCCGACGGCATCCGCGGGACCGATGACGACAGAGTGGGCCCGCTGCGGCTGGTGGGATCGCGGGTGGCGTCACCTGCCGCGGTCAAGGCCGTCGCCGTCGGATTCCTGGCGCTGGGCGCGGCGGCCGGACTAGCCCTGGCCATCGCCACCGCGTGGTGGCTGGTGGCGGTCGGAGCGGCCTGTGTCGCCGGGGCCTGGTTCTACACCGGCGGGTCGAAACCATACGGATACAGCGGTTTCGGTGAAATCGCCGTATTCGTGTTTTTCGGCCTGGTCGCGGTGCTGGGTACCGAGTACGTCCAGATCTTGGCCATCAGCCCCATCGGCGTCGCGCTGGCGGTAGCCATCGGCAGCTTCTCCAGCGCGGTGCTGGTCGCCAACAATCTGCGCGATATCCCCACCGACCGTGAATCCGGGAAGATCACCCTGGCGGTCCGGCTGGGCGATGCGCGCACCCGGGTCCTGTTCCCGGCACTGCTCACCGTTCCGGTTCTGGTCAGCATTGGGCTGGGCTTCGGGCACCCCTGGCGCCTGTTGGGACTTGTGATGCTGCCCCTGATGGTCAAGGCCGCACGCCCGGTGGTCACCAAAGCGCAAGGGCCAGCCTTGATCCCGACGCTGCGCGATACCGGACTGGCGATGCTCGGCTGGGCGATTCTGACCGCCTCGGCCCTCATCTGGCTCAGCTAGGCGGCCTGATCGAGCAGGCCCACCACGGCGTGCCGTAGTTCATCGGCGGGTACCCGCTCGGTGATGACGGCCAGTGCGACCGGGTCACCGCCACGCAAGATACCGAGCACCACGTGCTCGCATCCGATCCAGTTGTCCTTGTGGGCAATGGCCTCGCGCAGCGCCAGCTCCAGGCACTTCTTGGCCGATGAGTTGAACATGCGTCGACACGCCGTGTATTGCAAGAGTTACTCGGAAATCACGTCAGAAAGCGGCGTGTCGACGGAAGGTGAGTTAGGAGTCCTTGGGCTTTTCGCCGCGCAGCCGCGCCTGCAGATCGGCACGCTCGGCCCGGCGCCGCTCGTCGACAACCGCGATGCTCGC
Coding sequences within:
- a CDS encoding superoxide dismutase encodes the protein MYQLPNLDWDYAALEPHISGEINQLHHDKHHAAYVKGANEAVEQLAQAREKGDNAAIVLLEKNLAFNLGGHANHSIWWKNLSPHGGDKPVGELASAIDEQFGGFDKFRDQFSAAANGVQGSGWAWLGYDTLGKKLLTFQMYDQQSNVPFGTIPLLGLDVFEHAYYLQYKNVKADYIKAFWNVVNWPDVQARFAAAVSKTPGLIFP
- a CDS encoding 1,4-dihydroxy-2-naphthoate polyprenyltransferase, whose protein sequence is MASIAQWIEGSRPRTWPNAVAPVIAGTGAAAAASSPIWWKAILALAVSVCMIIGVNFANDYSDGIRGTDDDRVGPLRLVGSRVASPAAVKAVAVGFLALGAAAGLALAIATAWWLVAVGAACVAGAWFYTGGSKPYGYSGFGEIAVFVFFGLVAVLGTEYVQILAISPIGVALAVAIGSFSSAVLVANNLRDIPTDRESGKITLAVRLGDARTRVLFPALLTVPVLVSIGLGFGHPWRLLGLVMLPLMVKAARPVVTKAQGPALIPTLRDTGLAMLGWAILTASALIWLS
- a CDS encoding S-methyl-5'-thioadenosine phosphorylase, encoding MLAVIGGSGFYSFFDKPVRTVTPATPYGQPSAPITVGLVGEREVAFLPRHGSRHEFSPHTVPYRANMWALRALGVRRVFAPCAVGSLTADLGPGAIVVPDQLVDRTSGREQTYFDSGGIHVEFADPYCPGLRAVSLQPGTVDGGTMVVVQGPRFSTRAESRWYASQGFTLVNMTGYPEAVLARELEICYAAIALVTDLDAGVEHGQGVRAVDVFAEFERNIGGFKELVRTAVTATESVDTCAHCRAHDGVKLPIELP